One region of Salinibacterium sp. TMP30 genomic DNA includes:
- a CDS encoding AAA family ATPase — MATSAGSEAAANYTDGVIERFVVEDGVTVSDLLSRDQLKAWIGGADAETGEHRGRELPSPEADLLLDATVNSPKSFSLVALLDDELAVEFEQLQDRLRDRVLLTWQSELNARRGAGGAVREELSRIEVVELKHERSRSLDPHKHRHLWLNMKVRGVDGRWSNIDSRVALRFQTVVNSEGDLAARTDPEWIAALAAKGFTLDASGEIEQLAHVVRPLSRRSNQIEANRALKLAEWKATHPGQEPDHTVLTAIDRWAWAAGRPNKPGKVDEARWTEVVRNELLGLDPKVLNMRSAADVVPVHVGELDRDLLAAQAIADADRRSAGTGGRFSHYDIRAGAGRAVAASGIVLDRARLSELLEDVVSRAVSTETVELSDDVDALPGHVKHYMAADTAVLKTQLADQLDLLIEAGESVAVGAIETIASRVLSDGRRLDEGQTNAAAAIAGSDRLVTVTGPAGTGKTTMLKVAAASLAEQSRQLIVVAPTKKAASVAGRETGATASSLHGLLYDNGWRFAVDAAGVQRWSQLAVGSVSPDTGAIYEGPRRHVLQPRDRIVVDEAGMIDLNAARALAILAEQSGVGIAMVGDHLQASPVGHSGAMALTKQRSTAVVELTAIHRFKDPEYGQLSMRLRDPGSEEAAADVARELYDGGHVACVSNDIDARARMVSGYFETAGVGHSIALVTGTNSDAQFVNESIQSERVARGQLATKRLAEGQDGQRLLEGDVVQTRRNDSSTGVENRALWVVKKIRDSEIVLANAVQAGDTRTVTREYGTKHLHLSYASTVHGIQGVTTDVAIVGPGVDAAGLYVGMTRGRRHNEAVVLAGSRGQAVEIVAESMRRGRVEITLDDSRAAAAAELLRAARSPEGGSVDTVEGMPADDPRRPAILTARAEVHAQLEKLSGRLTRDRQTIRELDTRLAQRAALNHSAHIAGGEQEPVDALKSAKVKLLERLKDDSAKRGQLAARYRKLSDSLEKPEQPPVERSKVPAPDLARPAASAPLAAENSGLSL, encoded by the coding sequence ATGGCTACTTCTGCCGGATCTGAAGCGGCAGCCAATTACACCGATGGTGTGATTGAACGCTTCGTCGTAGAGGACGGGGTTACGGTCTCTGACTTGCTCAGCCGTGACCAGTTGAAGGCGTGGATTGGTGGTGCAGATGCGGAAACGGGCGAGCACCGTGGCCGCGAACTTCCGTCACCGGAGGCGGACCTGTTGCTTGATGCGACAGTCAATTCTCCGAAGTCCTTCTCGCTCGTGGCTCTTCTAGATGATGAATTGGCGGTCGAGTTCGAGCAGCTTCAGGATCGCCTGCGCGACCGTGTGCTGCTGACGTGGCAGTCGGAGCTCAACGCTCGCCGCGGCGCTGGGGGCGCGGTCAGGGAAGAGCTTTCGCGTATTGAAGTTGTCGAACTCAAGCACGAACGTTCACGTTCGTTGGACCCTCACAAGCACCGTCACCTGTGGCTGAATATGAAGGTTCGCGGCGTCGATGGTCGATGGTCAAACATCGATTCACGAGTGGCTTTACGGTTCCAAACTGTGGTCAATTCTGAAGGCGATTTGGCCGCTCGAACAGACCCAGAATGGATCGCTGCATTGGCAGCTAAAGGGTTCACATTGGATGCCTCTGGGGAGATCGAACAGCTCGCACATGTGGTGCGTCCGTTGTCGCGTCGGTCGAACCAAATTGAGGCGAACCGAGCACTGAAACTTGCCGAGTGGAAAGCCACTCATCCGGGTCAAGAACCTGACCACACTGTGCTGACTGCAATCGACCGTTGGGCATGGGCGGCAGGCCGTCCGAACAAGCCGGGCAAGGTTGACGAAGCTCGCTGGACCGAGGTTGTGCGGAACGAATTGTTGGGTCTTGACCCCAAGGTTTTGAACATGCGGTCAGCAGCAGATGTTGTCCCGGTTCACGTAGGCGAGCTTGATCGTGACCTCCTCGCAGCTCAAGCTATCGCGGATGCTGACCGACGCTCTGCTGGCACTGGTGGTCGATTTAGTCACTACGACATCCGCGCCGGCGCCGGCCGTGCCGTTGCCGCAAGCGGCATTGTTCTCGACCGTGCGCGCCTGTCAGAGCTGCTCGAGGACGTCGTTTCGCGAGCCGTCTCGACAGAGACCGTTGAACTCTCCGACGACGTCGATGCACTCCCCGGTCACGTCAAGCACTACATGGCAGCCGACACCGCCGTGCTCAAAACACAGCTCGCCGACCAACTCGATCTGCTCATTGAAGCGGGCGAGTCAGTTGCGGTCGGCGCTATCGAGACCATCGCCAGCCGTGTGCTGAGCGACGGCCGACGACTCGATGAAGGACAGACAAACGCCGCGGCCGCCATCGCCGGCAGCGACCGTTTAGTGACCGTCACCGGGCCTGCCGGCACGGGTAAGACGACCATGCTGAAAGTTGCTGCAGCATCGCTGGCAGAGCAAAGTCGCCAACTCATCGTCGTCGCCCCGACAAAGAAAGCAGCCAGCGTCGCCGGCCGCGAGACTGGCGCAACGGCATCATCGTTGCACGGTCTCTTGTACGACAACGGATGGCGTTTCGCAGTCGATGCGGCGGGCGTTCAGCGCTGGTCGCAGCTCGCTGTCGGTTCAGTTAGCCCCGACACTGGTGCCATCTACGAAGGTCCCCGTAGGCACGTGCTGCAACCACGCGACCGCATCGTCGTGGATGAGGCAGGGATGATCGACCTGAACGCAGCGCGTGCGCTGGCGATTCTTGCCGAGCAGTCCGGAGTCGGTATCGCGATGGTTGGCGACCACCTGCAGGCCTCCCCAGTTGGACACTCTGGGGCGATGGCATTGACCAAGCAGCGCTCGACTGCGGTTGTGGAACTCACCGCAATTCACCGTTTCAAAGACCCCGAGTATGGGCAACTGTCGATGCGACTGCGCGATCCGGGCAGCGAAGAGGCTGCCGCCGATGTCGCTCGCGAACTGTATGACGGCGGGCACGTAGCTTGCGTCTCCAACGACATCGACGCCCGCGCACGAATGGTTTCTGGCTACTTCGAGACCGCTGGTGTCGGACACAGTATCGCCCTGGTTACGGGCACCAATTCGGATGCGCAGTTCGTGAATGAGAGCATCCAGAGTGAACGTGTTGCTCGTGGCCAGCTCGCAACGAAACGTCTCGCCGAGGGACAGGACGGCCAGCGGTTATTGGAAGGCGACGTGGTGCAGACCCGTCGCAACGACTCCAGCACTGGTGTTGAGAACCGTGCTCTGTGGGTTGTGAAGAAGATCCGCGATAGCGAGATCGTTCTCGCCAATGCGGTTCAAGCTGGGGATACAAGGACCGTCACACGTGAGTACGGTACCAAGCACTTGCACCTCTCGTATGCCTCGACAGTGCACGGCATTCAGGGTGTGACTACCGACGTTGCGATTGTCGGGCCGGGGGTTGACGCAGCCGGTTTGTATGTTGGGATGACGCGTGGCCGGCGCCATAACGAGGCTGTTGTGCTTGCTGGCAGTCGTGGCCAGGCGGTTGAGATCGTTGCCGAGTCAATGCGGCGCGGCCGCGTGGAGATCACCCTCGATGATTCCCGAGCCGCTGCAGCAGCCGAACTATTGCGTGCTGCGCGTTCACCTGAAGGCGGCAGTGTCGATACGGTTGAGGGCATGCCGGCTGACGATCCTCGGCGTCCTGCAATCCTCACTGCACGAGCAGAGGTCCATGCACAGCTGGAGAAACTGTCAGGCCGGCTCACGCGCGATCGCCAGACGATCCGTGAACTCGATACGCGCCTCGCCCAACGAGCAGCGCTCAACCACAGTGCCCACATCGCCGGCGGCGAGCAAGAGCCCGTTGATGCGCTGAAATCTGCCAAGGTTAAGTTGCTCGAGCGGCTCAAAGATGACTCAGCTAAACGGGGCCAGCTTGCAGCACGCTACCGCAAGCTCAGCGATTCTCTAGAGAAGCCAGAGCAACCGCCCGTCGAACGTTCGAAGGTGCCGGCGCCGGATCTCGCACGCCCGGCAGCATCTGCGCCGTTGGCTGCTGAGAACTCGGGCTTGTCGCTGTAA